The Theileria parva strain Muguga chromosome 1, complete sequence, whole genome shotgun sequence DNA window GGATGGGATTGGAGAGTCTGAAAGCGCATGAGTTGTCGTTCCTGCTGAGTGGTTTGTGTGAGATGGGAACTCGTGTGCCACAGCTTACAAAATCTGTAATCGACTCTTTTGGCAAAGTTTTAGACATTTTCGACGAGAACATACAACTCAGAATTCCACCATTTGATCCCAACACTGCTTACACAGACCCGACAGACACTACTGATACACCTGTGGTATCCGAGTTTCAACTACCTTTCAACGTCGAATTCCTAGGCAAACGCACgcttacacattataacAAATATCTGTCCCGTAATCCCCTCAACACTGTAGACACTGGGGACACAGTAACAGGGGACACTGTGGGATTAGACACCAGACTGTGTACGAATTGTTACATGTCACTGGGTACAGCTTATTGTTCTGAGTGTTCTGATTACGTGTGTAACACTTGTGCTAAACACTGTCACGGTGACCGGGTTACCCCTGTGCCTATGGAGTGTCTAACTCTATCCCTTACAACCCTGCCCAAATCACTTGTTTATGAGGATTGTACTGTCCACTCGGGTGATAAGCTTATGTTTTCCTGTGTTAATTGTCATTTCCTACCCCTGTGTCCCCGGTGTAAAGTTGACCATGACACTGTGCACCGGGTCATAGTGTTGGAATTAGCCGTCACCGAGGTGAAGGAATTTATCAACGACTGTGTCACTTCGTTGTTGGAGAGGAGTAACTCAATAGCCCCCGTAGTCCCAGAGCTTAACCAATTGCTACACAGTTCCAAAAGTTTTATATCATTTTGTAACAGATCACTACGGTGCGGGTTACAAAGTGTTAACGATTCTATCCACAATAAGCAATCCGCATTCCACGGCGAAATCAACAACCTTCAACTTCTGTCCTCCAACAATCTCAATAAACTATTGAAATTAAGTAACAAGtatgataaatatttattggGGAAGATGGACCAGTTGAGACAGTTGAGTGGTATAAAGGACCCGGGGCTGGGTCTTAATATGTTCGTAGAACTAAAGGACACATATGAATCGTTACTATGGCATAATGAAGATTTACCAGACCTAACACTTGAGATTCCACACTGGCAATTGAACACGGGGAATGTCAATAATCTACTCGCAGACACCGAACTCAGGATTAATCATACAATGGAACTCTTTCTCACACTGTTCCAGTATATCAAGGAAGATTCCACTAGGACTAAGGAGTGTATTCTCAATATTGTTAAACACAATCCCGTAAGGGGTAGTAAGGATAGGGTTAGTAGGGATAGTAGGGATAGTAAGAATAGTGTTGGGGATGTGGGAGATGTGTTGAGTGATCGTGTGATGGGACCTGACACCGTAACGCAAATGACAGGAGTATTTTGGAGAAAAGACTACATTCACCGAATCGTATGCAAACGAACCATTCAACTACACAACCACAAACTCTACGTCCTATCACATCACACACTCTCTACTCAGTCTGGTGATATTACACACAATACTCAGTCTGGTGATATTACACACACTACTGATAGTATACACACTGGTGATGTGGAATCGGTGATAGACTTGGGATCGGTGTGGGTGAGAGGATTTGAGGATGGTGAGTTGTCGGAGTTTTCAAAGTTGGTGCGGGTTGGCGCGCCAAACGGGTTCGAGTTAGTGGAGCAAAGGAGGAACCAGATGCGCGTCTGGTCATTCACCAACGAGTCAAGACATTTAGTCCTCCTGTGGACCTCGAAACTCAAAGTTGCCTCTGCCAATGCCAGGAAATTGTTGCACAAAGTTGATCTCACGCAACTAGGACTAAACAAGGATTTTGTACTCCCAGTGCCGCCCACCaagaatattaatagtaatgtAGACAGTGGaaataatagtgtaaaaagtgtaaataatagtgtaaatagtgtaaacagtggtgtaaatagtgtaaaaagtaCTGTGGGAACAATGGGAATAGTTGAGAGGGAGtacaattttaaagaaGTGTCCGAGGCGTTGAAGAAGATAAAGCAAGATTCAACGTTACTCTACGACAAGTGCTTTCACACCAACTCACCCAAGTCACACAACACTGTCAACACGGTAAATAGTGCTGTAAACAACACtttaaatagtaataagaGTGTAAACAGTGTAGATAATGAGAATAGTGTAGATAGTGTGTTGGTGTGTGGCGGTCGTTATAGGATCCCGAGTCCGAGTAGTGTCAAGAGGGAGAGGGCAGTGAATTTTGAGTCATTTGAGTCCAAAGGGGTGGAGGTGCCGGAATTCGAATTTCAACCACAAATCACATCGCCCAAATCCATACACAAGTTTTTCCTATCACatacttaaatttttaatttttttccaatattatttattttattttattatttaattatttttattatttttaaatttttataaatttttataaaattttataaaatttataaattttgtgtaaaaaatgtaaattactgtaaaaatgtgtaaattactgtaaaaaatgtgtaaaaatgtgtaaaaagtgtgtaaattacctttaaaaatgtgtaaattagtgtaaaaagtgtctaaaatgtgtaaataaatgaaaaaagtgtgtaaataagtgtaaaaagtgtgtaaaacgGTGTTAGAGAATGTTTTGGAGTGTTTTGAGGATGTATAGAGGGAGGAATAATCCGATAGGTCGTGTGGGATTTAAAAAGGCTTTGATTCGTGGCAGAGCGCAGAAATCGCCTGAGATTCTATTACCGCCGTACATCTCAATCCAGGTAACTCAACTCATCCTATAATCCGTAGGAGCTGAGACTAATGTTGAATTCTGACTACATTTCGTGTTTTCGGAGCGCTAAAGTCTCAATCTCGAAACGTCAGTACACCTGGTCAGACTCACACGGAAGAACCTTTCAGACCTCGTAATCACAATAATTACTTATTACCAGATAAATAACACAatagaaatgtgtagtaACAAGAGGAACGTGATAATTCCATATGAGACATCGAGTTACTTGAGTAAAATGATGCGATTTAAACCCATTAAAGTTGATCCGGAACCTGTGATCCCAAAGGTATCTCACACACTAATTCACAAATTTAGAGTAAATCCGTGGGTATACCAATTATTGCCGTTGTCGGACATCATAAACATGGGAAAACCACCCTCATCAATAACATCACCGGTATCCAATAACTCCATACTatccccattatttaccattttgcaacctttttactttattttacaattgttaattattttttggtaaataagtggttaCAGCAGCAGattattgagttattttCCTCGGTAAAAGCtagcccgatcaactttggcatttatttccaaaatcgTGTTTTTtggaattattttttccctAAATTGATCAATTTTCTAACATTTTGTAGGCACCAAATTCCATAATACAGGGGTAACAAGTATAACAGGGGTAACGGTGTGTGATTGTGATGGTAGGTTTACATATTTGGACACTCCGGGTGATGTGAATTTTGAGGTTCTGAGGGGTAGGGCAATTCACGTGTCAGACTTGTGTGTAATTGTAATCTCGTCAGAGGGCCCTGAAACCGTGACCCGTGACGTCATTTTACAAGTTAACAAATTCAACACTCCAGCCATTTTCTGCATCACCAAGAGTGATTTACACTATAACAACGTTGATATTATCAAGTCAGAACTGTCACTGCAGCTGAACTTACTACTCCAGGCCGGACTAATCCACAGAAACTTCACACAGGAATTGGATAATGCTGTGATTGTGTCCTCTTACGATAGGAGTAGTATTGACACACTCAAGGAAGTAATTAAGAGAAAATTACGTGAAATAACACCCGGTCACACTGTAATTGATAAagtaaatagtgtggaGAATTTTGAAAAGTATGTGAGAAGATCGAACAGTTTGGTGGGTTCGAAGGTGGTGAAGGGTGTTGGGTTTATCTTGGAAGTTACCAAATCGCAGTCCCACGGCATTGTCCTAAACGTCATTGTCACTTTCGGCACCATCACACACGGGAACTATTTCGTCGCCGGCACCTCATACGGCAGAGTCTCCTCCTTACTCATTACCAACACtgttaatagtgtgaatagtgtAAACTCTGGTAACACTAATACTACTGtaaacactgtaaatagtgtaaatagtgtgaatagtgtAAAAGTGGGAATGGTGGTGGGCGTGACGGGATTGAGGAGTTTGGACGGTGTGGGAGTGGACGATGAGTTGTTGGTAATGTCGCAGCATGACGCGTTTAGGCTAAGTCAGTACAGGAAACAAATCCAAACACTAAAATCATCACAAATCAAAGGTCCAGAAATCAATACCCCGTGGAACACAACCCTACACGTATTTACTCCATAGTTAATTATGCTCTTAGGAATATccaaatgtgtataataatcaACTAAATGTAACTAATGGAACTGTGGAACAGTCTGTAGATACTGTTCCAGTAGACCCTGTAGCCCCCTTAGATCGTGTGGAGACAACTGTAGCCCCCGTAGAGTCGTTGGAGAGGTAATTTTACGTGTGTAACTCTGTTGTAGTTCGATATACTTAAAGCCCCTGGAGGAGGACGAATGGACCTTAAACGCCAAATTACATAACCAACAGTTACACCAACGATGGCACCACAAATACGCCACCAACTCTCACACAACTCACTCTGTTAACACTTCAGACAAAGTTGACACAACTCACACAGTTGACACAGTTGACACTTCAGACAAAGTTGACAAAGTTGACAAAGTTGACAAAGTTGGGGGAATAGTTGACAGAGTTGGGGGAATAGTTGACAAAATTGGGGGAGTGGTAGTGCCTGTGATATTGAGGGCAAATTACTTGGGAGTGTTTGAGAGTTTGTTGGACGGGATAGAGGAGCTAGAGCGTGAGTTGGGAGTGAGGATACCGTTGGTTCACGGCGGGATTGGGCCGGTGATCCCCAGTGACATAGTCCAGGCACAAATTGGAAACAAGTTCACATTCTGCCCCGTCTACAGTTTTCAAGTACCAATCCACACCGACGCAGCCAAACACGCAATCATCAACAAAGTTGTCATCAAGTCATTCAAC harbors:
- the infB gene encoding Elongation factor Tu GTP binding domain protein, with translation MFWSVLRMYRGRNNPIGRVGFKKALIRGRAQKSPEILLPPYISIQELRLMLNSDYISCFRSAKVSISKRQYTWSDSHGRTFQTSNKRNVIIPYETSSYLSKMMRFKPIKVDPEPVIPKSKSVGIPIIAVVGHHKHGKTTLINNITGTKFHNTGVTSITGVTVCDCDGRFTYLDTPGDVNFEVLRGRAIHVSDLCVIVISSEGPETVTRDVILQVNKFNTPAIFCITKSDLHYNNVDIIKSELSLQLNLLLQAGLIHRNFTQELDNAVIVSSYDRSSIDTLKEVIKRKLREITPGHTVIDKVNSVENFEKYVRRSNSLVGSKVVKGVGFILEVTKSQSHGIVLNVIVTFGTITHGNYFVAGTSYGRVSSLLITNTVNSVNSVNSGNTNTTVNTVNSVNSVNSVKVGMVVGVTGLRSLDGVGVDDELLVMSQHDAFRLSQYRKQIQTLKSSQIKGPEINTPWNTTLHEYPNVYNNQLNVTNGTVEQSVDTVPVDPVAPLDRVETTVAPVESLESSIYLKPLEEDEWTLNAKLHNQQLHQRWHHKYATNSHTTHSVNTSDKVDTTHTVDTVDTSDKVDKVDKVDKVGGIVDRVGGIVDKIGGVVVPVILRANYLGVFESLLDGIEELERELGVRIPLVHGGIGPVIPSDIVQAQIGNKFTFCPVYSFQVPIHTDAAKHAIINKVVIKSFNQHADLLNDIRQRCNHTLKLQ